In Nocardioides cavernae, a single genomic region encodes these proteins:
- a CDS encoding ASKHA domain-containing protein, producing the protein MTTEGPDFSLADVAREGLIERPGVEPAAHDGTGRVGLAFTVMTKAEGGAEVPPALRDVRVPPGVTVFDAASWNGIAIDSTCGGHGTCHKCRIRVTSDAATPITRHDARTFTAAQLADGWRLGCLLHATRDLAVEVPPLTTRPKAATVGIGRQVILRPALQKRYVELDEATLADQRTDLVRLTDAIDDLELTADLHVLRRLSTVLRAADFKVTAVILDEALIDVEPGDTTGVRYAIAFDLGTTTVVGTLLDVGTGTPLAVASTLNAQQPFGGDVITRISATMMDPEALGRLQRAAGSTLSSLAGEVCREAGVDPAHVYEVAVAGNATMTALALGIDPEPLGVAPFVMSAAQPPSVLASELGLSLHPRARAFLFPALGAYVGGDIVAGMLASGMDRDKRTRLFIDVGTNCEIVLSDGETILSTAAPAGPAFEGGAIRCGMRAADGAIEVIKVDPHAQGEDPAVTLQVIGEVEPRGLCGSGLVDAVAELVRVGLLDASGRLVPEEDAKGIAPALADRLARIGEERVFILHRPTPDAEAAECVYLSQRDVRELQFAKAAISTGWSLLLEELGLEHRDVQQVLLAGSFGSYLSPASAVRIGLVPQLPVLRIVAAGNVAGEGAKMALLSVRERAGALALLEEVTYVELSDRPDFNDAFVDQLGFQTP; encoded by the coding sequence GTGACGACAGAGGGGCCCGACTTCTCGCTCGCCGACGTGGCCCGCGAGGGCCTCATCGAGAGGCCGGGCGTCGAGCCCGCGGCCCACGACGGGACCGGCCGTGTCGGCCTCGCGTTCACCGTCATGACCAAGGCCGAGGGCGGGGCGGAGGTCCCCCCGGCGCTGCGCGACGTCCGCGTGCCACCCGGGGTGACCGTCTTCGACGCCGCGTCGTGGAACGGCATCGCGATCGACTCCACCTGCGGCGGCCACGGCACCTGCCACAAGTGCCGCATCCGGGTCACCTCCGACGCCGCGACCCCGATCACCCGACACGACGCGCGCACCTTCACCGCGGCCCAGCTCGCCGACGGCTGGCGCCTGGGCTGCCTGCTCCACGCGACCCGCGACCTCGCTGTCGAGGTCCCTCCGCTGACCACCCGACCGAAGGCCGCGACCGTCGGGATCGGGCGTCAGGTGATCCTGCGCCCGGCCCTCCAGAAGCGCTACGTCGAGCTCGACGAGGCCACCCTCGCCGACCAGCGCACCGACCTCGTACGCCTCACCGACGCCATCGACGACCTCGAGCTCACCGCCGACCTCCATGTGCTGCGCCGGCTGTCCACGGTGCTGCGCGCGGCCGACTTCAAGGTCACCGCGGTCATCCTCGACGAGGCGCTCATCGACGTCGAGCCCGGCGACACCACCGGTGTGCGCTACGCCATCGCGTTCGACCTCGGCACGACGACGGTCGTCGGCACGCTGCTCGACGTCGGCACCGGCACGCCGCTGGCCGTTGCCTCGACGCTCAACGCGCAGCAACCCTTCGGCGGCGACGTGATCACCCGGATCAGCGCCACGATGATGGACCCCGAGGCCCTCGGGCGACTCCAGCGGGCCGCCGGCAGCACGCTCTCCTCGCTCGCGGGGGAGGTGTGCCGCGAGGCGGGGGTGGACCCCGCCCACGTCTACGAGGTGGCCGTCGCCGGCAACGCGACGATGACGGCGCTCGCGCTGGGCATCGACCCGGAGCCGCTCGGCGTCGCCCCGTTCGTGATGTCGGCCGCCCAGCCGCCGTCGGTCCTCGCCTCCGAGCTGGGCCTGAGCCTGCACCCGCGCGCGCGCGCGTTCCTCTTCCCCGCCCTCGGCGCCTACGTCGGTGGCGACATCGTCGCGGGGATGCTCGCCAGCGGGATGGACCGCGACAAGCGCACCCGGCTGTTCATCGACGTCGGCACCAACTGCGAGATCGTGCTCAGCGACGGGGAGACCATCCTGTCCACGGCCGCGCCCGCCGGTCCGGCGTTCGAGGGCGGGGCGATCCGGTGCGGCATGCGCGCCGCCGACGGCGCCATCGAGGTCATCAAGGTGGACCCACACGCCCAGGGCGAGGACCCCGCCGTCACCCTTCAGGTCATCGGCGAGGTCGAGCCCCGGGGCCTCTGCGGCTCCGGTCTGGTCGACGCGGTCGCCGAGCTCGTCCGCGTCGGCCTCCTCGACGCCTCGGGTCGGCTGGTGCCCGAGGAGGACGCCAAGGGCATCGCCCCCGCGCTCGCCGACCGGCTGGCCAGGATCGGCGAGGAACGGGTGTTCATCCTGCACCGGCCCACGCCCGACGCCGAGGCCGCCGAGTGCGTCTACCTCTCCCAGCGCGACGTGCGCGAGCTGCAGTTCGCCAAGGCGGCCATCTCCACCGGCTGGTCCCTGCTTCTCGAGGAGCTCGGCCTCGAGCACCGCGACGTGCAGCAGGTGCTGCTCGCGGGCTCGTTCGGCAGCTACCTCTCCCCCGCATCGGCCGTCCGCATCGGTCTGGTGCCCCAGCTGCCGGTGCTGCGCATCGTGGCCGCGGGCAACGTCGCCGGCGAGGGCGCGAAGATGGCCCTGCTGTCGGTGCGCGAGCGGGCCGGTGCGCTGGCCCTGCTGGAGGAGGTGACCTATGTCGAGCTCTCCGACCGTCCCGACTTCAACGACGCCTTCGTCGACCAGCTCGGGTTCCAGACCCCCTGA
- a CDS encoding methylenetetrahydrofolate reductase, translating into MRNKRSAATLIRLLQHARYEVLPTAATEDKVLEHLPRDRVVTVTASPGKGLGATFDLAERLTGHGYVVVPHVAARMVTGRTELEEIADRLVGKGISRVFVPGGDADPAGDYPDALALLQDLRDMGSPFAHVGITGYPESHPTINDDLTVQSMWDKRHYATHIVSNLTFDPALVRDWIRRLRNRGVAMPLLLGIPGPVERAKLLGMATRIGVGESTKFLAKNKGLFARLAAPGGFTGESFLEKCAPALGEEGALVEGLHVFTFNQIGETEAWRTDLLRRLGA; encoded by the coding sequence ATGCGCAACAAACGATCGGCCGCGACGCTCATCCGGCTCCTCCAGCACGCTCGCTACGAGGTCCTGCCGACGGCCGCCACGGAGGACAAGGTCCTCGAGCACCTGCCCCGCGATCGCGTGGTCACGGTGACGGCGTCGCCGGGCAAGGGACTGGGAGCGACCTTCGACCTCGCCGAGCGCCTCACCGGCCACGGCTACGTCGTGGTGCCCCACGTCGCCGCCCGGATGGTGACCGGGCGGACCGAGCTCGAGGAGATCGCGGACCGGCTCGTCGGCAAGGGCATCAGCCGGGTCTTCGTGCCCGGTGGCGACGCCGACCCGGCGGGCGACTATCCCGACGCGCTCGCGCTGCTGCAGGACCTCCGCGACATGGGGTCGCCGTTCGCCCACGTCGGCATCACCGGCTATCCCGAGTCCCACCCGACGATCAACGACGACCTCACCGTCCAGTCGATGTGGGACAAGCGGCACTACGCCACCCACATCGTCAGCAACCTGACCTTCGACCCCGCCCTCGTCCGCGACTGGATCCGCCGGCTCCGCAACCGGGGAGTGGCGATGCCGCTGCTGCTCGGCATCCCGGGGCCGGTCGAGCGCGCCAAGCTGCTCGGGATGGCCACCCGCATCGGAGTGGGGGAGTCGACGAAGTTCCTTGCCAAGAACAAGGGCCTGTTCGCCCGGCTCGCGGCGCCCGGCGGATTCACCGGCGAGAGCTTCTTGGAGAAGTGCGCACCGGCCCTCGGCGAGGAGGGTGCCCTCGTCGAGGGCCTCCACGTCTTCACCTTCAACCAGATCGGCGAGACCGAGGCCTGGCGCACCGACCTGCTCCGGCGGCTCGGCGCCTAG
- a CDS encoding trimethylamine methyltransferase family protein, with amino-acid sequence MRLEAAASRGQGGQRSRAASDPGGPVFRNAMPRYEVLSQEAMATLDKGWRRLMTEIGVEFMDDRALELFRKAGQRVEDNTVFLDPDFVLEQVAKAPREFDVQARNHDNDIHIGGDSMAFGAVYGPPFVRQGDVRRDATMDDFRNFTKLAQSFAVLDSAGGVICEPNDTPLDSRHLDMTYALQTLTDKIYMGNVVSGVNAADTIAMSSILFGSREAIEETPATISLINCNSPLRWDDRMLEAQFEYSGAGQPVVLTPFILMGAMSPVTIPAALVQQIVEALSGIALSQLIRPGTPVIFGSFLSNIDMQSGSPTFGTPESGIGLLCTGQIARHFGLPFRTGGGLTSSQVADAQAGYEALMTLMPTFLAGANWVMHSAGWLEGGLVAGYEKFIVDIELLQMLRHEFTPLEIDEASMAFDAHQEVGHGGHFLGAMHTMERFRTCFYRPLLSSSENYERWMRNGGHDANHRAQVAYQKTLEDYEQPALDDAIREELEDYVIRRRAELGD; translated from the coding sequence ATGAGGCTAGAAGCCGCCGCGAGCCGAGGTCAAGGGGGTCAGCGGAGTCGAGCCGCGAGCGACCCAGGAGGTCCCGTGTTCCGCAACGCGATGCCGCGCTACGAGGTTTTGTCCCAGGAGGCGATGGCCACCCTCGACAAGGGGTGGCGACGGCTGATGACCGAGATCGGCGTCGAGTTCATGGATGACCGTGCGCTCGAGCTGTTCCGCAAGGCCGGCCAGCGGGTCGAGGACAACACGGTCTTCCTCGATCCCGACTTCGTCCTCGAGCAAGTCGCCAAGGCGCCGCGTGAGTTCGACGTGCAGGCCCGCAACCACGACAACGACATCCACATCGGCGGCGACTCGATGGCGTTCGGCGCGGTCTACGGTCCTCCGTTCGTGCGGCAGGGCGACGTACGACGCGACGCGACGATGGACGACTTCCGGAACTTCACCAAGCTCGCCCAGTCGTTCGCGGTGCTCGACTCCGCGGGCGGCGTCATCTGCGAGCCCAACGACACCCCGCTCGACAGCCGGCACCTCGACATGACCTACGCGCTCCAGACGCTGACCGACAAGATCTACATGGGCAACGTGGTCTCGGGGGTCAACGCCGCTGACACCATCGCGATGAGCTCGATCCTCTTCGGATCCCGCGAGGCGATCGAGGAGACCCCGGCGACGATCTCGCTCATCAACTGCAACTCGCCCCTGCGCTGGGACGACCGGATGCTCGAGGCGCAGTTCGAGTACTCCGGTGCCGGCCAGCCCGTCGTGCTGACCCCGTTCATCCTGATGGGCGCGATGTCGCCCGTGACGATCCCGGCGGCCCTGGTGCAGCAGATCGTCGAGGCCCTGTCGGGCATCGCGCTGTCCCAGCTGATCCGGCCCGGGACGCCGGTGATCTTCGGGTCCTTCCTGTCCAACATCGACATGCAGTCGGGGTCGCCGACCTTCGGCACGCCCGAGTCCGGCATCGGCCTGCTCTGCACCGGCCAGATCGCCCGGCACTTCGGGCTGCCCTTCCGCACCGGCGGCGGGCTGACGTCGTCGCAGGTGGCCGACGCCCAGGCGGGCTACGAGGCGCTGATGACCCTGATGCCGACCTTCCTGGCCGGCGCCAACTGGGTGATGCACTCCGCTGGCTGGCTCGAGGGCGGCCTGGTCGCGGGCTACGAGAAGTTCATCGTCGACATCGAGCTGCTCCAGATGCTCCGCCACGAGTTCACGCCGCTCGAGATCGACGAGGCGTCGATGGCCTTCGACGCCCACCAGGAGGTCGGCCACGGGGGCCACTTCCTCGGCGCGATGCACACGATGGAGCGCTTCCGCACGTGCTTCTACCGGCCGTTGCTCTCGTCGTCGGAGAACTACGAGCGCTGGATGCGGAACGGCGGGCACGACGCCAACCATCGCGCCCAGGTCGCCTACCAGAAGACGCTCGAGGACTACGAGCAGCCCGCGCTCGACGACGCGATCCGCGAGGAGCTCGAGGACTACGTCATCCGCCGGCGCGCCGAGCTCGGCGACTGA
- a CDS encoding DUF1638 domain-containing protein, which produces MDRHAWPVDVHPLPPLLHNHPDRIADQVRALAVRLGPSYGRVVVGYADCGTYGALDSVCDDLGLQRLPGLHCYDVFAGQSRLERFFDEQPGTYLLTDFLVRSFDRTVIQELGLDRHPELRDTYFGHYTRVVWLAQEPDEELGAQAADAAESLGLPLTVVATGDHGLEQALADLVR; this is translated from the coding sequence GTGGACCGCCACGCCTGGCCCGTCGACGTACACCCCCTCCCCCCGCTCCTGCACAACCACCCGGACCGGATCGCCGACCAGGTGCGCGCGCTGGCCGTCCGGCTCGGGCCGTCCTACGGTCGGGTCGTCGTCGGCTACGCCGACTGCGGGACGTACGGCGCCCTCGACAGCGTCTGCGACGACCTCGGGCTCCAGCGGCTCCCGGGGCTGCACTGCTACGACGTCTTCGCCGGGCAGTCGCGCCTGGAGCGGTTCTTCGACGAGCAGCCGGGCACCTACCTCCTGACCGACTTCCTCGTCCGGTCGTTCGACCGCACCGTCATCCAGGAGCTGGGCCTCGACCGCCACCCCGAGCTCCGCGACACCTACTTCGGCCACTACACGCGCGTCGTCTGGTTGGCCCAGGAGCCCGACGAGGAGCTCGGCGCCCAGGCCGCCGACGCGGCGGAGAGCCTTGGGCTGCCGCTCACCGTGGTGGCGACGGGCGACCACGGCCTCGAGCAGGCGCTCGCCGACCTCGTGCGCTAG
- the rplL gene encoding 50S ribosomal protein L7/L12: MAKLSTDELLDAFKEMTLIELSEFVKQFEDTFGVTAAAPVAVAAAPAAGGAAGGDAAAEEKTDFEVVLEAAGDKKINVIKEVRALTSLGLKEAKDLVEAAPKTILESVDKAAADKAKEALEAAGATVTVK; this comes from the coding sequence ATGGCGAAGCTCAGCACCGACGAGCTCCTTGACGCGTTCAAGGAGATGACCCTCATCGAGCTCTCCGAGTTCGTGAAGCAGTTCGAGGACACCTTCGGCGTGACCGCCGCTGCCCCCGTCGCCGTGGCCGCCGCCCCGGCCGCCGGTGGTGCCGCTGGTGGCGACGCCGCCGCCGAGGAGAAGACCGACTTCGAGGTCGTCCTCGAGGCCGCCGGCGACAAGAAGATCAACGTCATCAAGGAGGTGCGCGCCCTGACCTCCCTCGGCCTGAAGGAGGCCAAGGACCTCGTCGAGGCCGCGCCCAAGACGATCCTCGAGAGCGTCGACAAGGCTGCCGCGGACAAGGCGAAGGAGGCCCTCGAGGCCGCCGGCGCCACCGTCACCGTCAAGTGA
- a CDS encoding dihydropteroate synthase, producing MSPAEPLRTVLRSATREVVIGHDTRFTLIGERINPTGRRIFQQQLRDGDLSAIERDVKAQVEGGADVLDINMGVPLTDEPELLAKAITMVQELTDLPICIDSSVVEALEAGLSVYQGRALVNSITAEDDRMAAILPLVKKYDAAIIALPNDHDEIPMEADKRVELTGKIVRVATQEYGIAQADIVIDPLAMPIGADTATSLVTFEVMRRIRDDFGVNMTCGASNVSFGMPGRHTLNGTWLPMAMTSGLTSAIMDARTPHVVEAVKAADVFLGHDDWGMAWITAHRAKQEAERA from the coding sequence ATGAGTCCCGCCGAGCCGCTGCGCACGGTCCTGCGCTCGGCCACCCGCGAGGTGGTCATCGGGCACGACACGCGCTTCACCCTCATCGGCGAGCGGATCAACCCCACCGGGCGCCGCATCTTCCAGCAGCAGCTCCGCGACGGCGACCTCTCGGCGATCGAGCGCGACGTCAAGGCGCAGGTCGAGGGCGGCGCCGACGTCCTCGACATCAACATGGGCGTGCCGCTGACCGACGAGCCCGAGCTGCTGGCAAAGGCCATCACGATGGTCCAGGAGCTGACCGACCTCCCGATCTGCATCGACTCCTCGGTCGTCGAGGCGCTCGAGGCCGGCCTCTCGGTCTACCAGGGCCGTGCCCTGGTCAACTCGATCACCGCCGAGGACGACCGCATGGCGGCGATCCTCCCGCTGGTCAAGAAGTACGACGCAGCGATCATCGCCCTGCCCAACGACCACGACGAGATCCCGATGGAGGCCGACAAGCGCGTCGAGCTCACCGGCAAGATCGTCCGCGTCGCCACCCAGGAGTACGGCATCGCCCAGGCCGACATCGTCATCGACCCCCTGGCCATGCCCATCGGCGCCGACACCGCCACGAGCCTGGTGACCTTCGAGGTGATGCGACGCATCCGCGACGACTTCGGCGTCAACATGACCTGCGGCGCCTCCAACGTCTCCTTCGGCATGCCCGGCCGGCACACCCTCAACGGCACCTGGCTCCCCATGGCGATGACCTCGGGGCTGACGAGCGCGATCATGGACGCCCGCACGCCCCACGTGGTCGAGGCGGTCAAGGCGGCCGACGTGTTCCTCGGCCACGACGACTGGGGCATGGCATGGATCACCGCACACCGCGCGAAGCAGGAGGCCGAGCGAGCGTGA
- a CDS encoding IclR family transcriptional regulator: MSEAATGTRALDRAADLVATVVHADEPMSFAELQDASGLAKSTTSRLLAALERSGLVERVGSGSYVAGRLFWLYAARHDPWDELVRLARPVMERIGSDTGETVHLSVARGDRVVQVAQVDSTYLLGTRDWTEIEVPAHCSALGKVLLAWGALDLPEGELERLTPATLPDADAVRRDGRRARDRGWTVTEDELEIGLTGIAVPVFGLRGDVVASLGISGPTARLAERVDELGRHLLDQSTALSTLLRGPARTDPAHPAARTQEVVA, from the coding sequence GTGAGCGAGGCCGCCACCGGGACGCGCGCACTGGACCGCGCCGCCGACCTCGTCGCGACGGTCGTCCACGCCGACGAGCCGATGTCCTTCGCCGAGCTCCAGGACGCGAGCGGGCTGGCGAAGTCGACGACCTCGCGGCTGCTCGCCGCCCTCGAGCGGTCGGGGCTGGTGGAGCGCGTCGGCTCCGGGTCCTACGTCGCCGGCCGGCTCTTCTGGCTCTACGCCGCGCGGCACGACCCGTGGGACGAGCTGGTCCGGCTGGCCCGCCCGGTCATGGAGCGCATCGGCTCCGACACCGGCGAGACGGTCCACCTCAGCGTCGCCCGCGGCGACCGCGTGGTGCAGGTGGCCCAGGTCGACTCGACCTACCTCCTCGGCACCCGCGACTGGACCGAGATCGAGGTCCCCGCCCACTGCTCCGCGCTGGGCAAGGTGCTCCTCGCCTGGGGCGCGCTCGACCTCCCCGAGGGCGAGCTGGAGCGGCTCACCCCGGCGACGCTGCCCGACGCCGACGCCGTACGCCGTGACGGCCGGCGCGCCCGCGACCGGGGTTGGACCGTCACCGAGGACGAGCTGGAGATCGGGCTCACCGGCATCGCCGTCCCGGTCTTCGGCCTCCGCGGCGACGTGGTCGCCTCGCTCGGGATCTCGGGCCCCACGGCCCGGCTTGCCGAGCGGGTCGACGAGCTCGGACGCCACCTGCTCGACCAGTCCACCGCGCTGTCCACGCTGCTGCGCGGCCCCGCCCGAACCGACCCCGCACACCCAGCTGCCCGCACCCAGGAGGTGGTCGCATGA
- a CDS encoding corrinoid protein yields MTPEDILQALYDETLVGNAPRVLELTEQGLGLSMEPQTLLFDALIPSLEEVGARFERGDFFVPEMLIAGRAMAGAMERLRPLLAETGVATVGKFLMGTVKGDVHDIGKNLVNIMLEGAGFEVIDLGVQVAPEKFVAAIEEHQPDIVGFSAFLTTTMPMFKANMNALEKAGIRNEVIVMVGGAPVTQEYADAVGADGYAADASQTVKRAKSLIEAKRTKVPA; encoded by the coding sequence ATGACCCCCGAGGACATCCTTCAGGCCCTCTACGACGAGACGCTCGTGGGCAACGCCCCGCGTGTGCTCGAGCTGACCGAGCAGGGCCTTGGCCTCTCGATGGAGCCGCAGACGCTGCTCTTCGACGCCCTGATCCCCTCGCTGGAGGAGGTCGGTGCGCGGTTCGAGCGCGGTGACTTCTTCGTCCCCGAGATGCTCATCGCCGGGCGCGCCATGGCCGGCGCCATGGAGCGGCTCCGGCCGTTGCTGGCCGAGACGGGCGTGGCGACCGTCGGCAAGTTCCTGATGGGGACGGTGAAGGGCGACGTGCACGACATCGGCAAGAACCTCGTGAACATCATGCTCGAGGGCGCGGGCTTCGAGGTGATCGACCTCGGCGTGCAGGTGGCCCCGGAGAAGTTCGTGGCGGCGATCGAGGAGCACCAGCCCGACATCGTCGGCTTCTCGGCGTTCCTCACCACCACCATGCCGATGTTCAAGGCCAACATGAACGCCCTCGAGAAGGCCGGCATCCGCAACGAGGTGATCGTGATGGTCGGCGGCGCACCCGTCACCCAGGAGTACGCCGACGCGGTCGGGGCCGACGGCTACGCCGCCGACGCGTCCCAGACCGTCAAGCGCGCCAAGAGCCTGATCGAGGCCAAGCGCACCAAGGTGCCCGCATGA